From the Leptolyngbya sp. O-77 genome, one window contains:
- a CDS encoding IS5 family transposase (programmed frameshift) — translation MTTRRYALRDDQWERLQDLLPGRAGAVGVTAKDNRLFVEAVLYRYRAGIPWRDLPERFGHFRKVHTRFRRWAKTGVWQRVFQVLSEDADNEYAMIDTTIVRAHQHSAGAKGGCQCQAIGRSKGGLSTKIHATVDALGNPTGFHLTPGQTCDLDGADVLLENIQADTVLADKGYDADQRVIERLQQQGKTAVIPPKRNRKTPRDYDKELYKARHLIENFFAKLKQYRAIATRYDKLAETFLSAIYMAAALIWLN, via the exons ATGACAACCCGACGCTACGCCCTGCGCGATGACCAATGGGAACGGCTCCAAGATTTGCTCCCTGGACGAGCGGGGGCGGTAGGAGTCACAGCAAAGGATAATCGTCTGTTTGTCGAGGCAGTGCTATATCGATATCGAGCCGGCATTCCCTGGCGAGACTTGCCAGAGCGGTTTGGTCATTTTCGCAAGGTTCACACCCGCTTTCGGCGCTGGGCAAAGACGGGCGTATGGCAACGGGTGTTTCAGGTGCTGTCTGAAGATGCAGACAACGAATACGCCATGATCGACACCACGATTGTGCGTGCTCATCAGCATAGTGCTGGGGCAAAGGGGGGATGCCAATGC CAAGCCATTGGTCGTAGTAAAGGGGGATTGAGCACCAAGATTCATGCGACTGTCGATGCACTGGGCAATCCGACAGGCTTTCACCTCACACCCGGGCAGACCTGTGACCTTGATGGGGCTGATGTGCTGCTAGAGAATATTCAAGCTGATACAGTCCTGGCTGACAAAGGATATGACGCAGACCAACGGGTGATTGAGCGACTCCAACAACAGGGCAAGACGGCTGTGATTCCGCCCAAGCGAAACCGCAAGACACCGCGTGATTACGACAAGGAGCTATACAAAGCGCGGCATCTGATTGAGAACTTCTTTGCCAAACTCAAGCAGTATCGAGCGATTGCGACACGCTATGACAAGTTAGCCGAGACGTTTCTGAGTGCAATTTACATGGCGGCTGCCCTTATTTGGCTTAATTGA
- the ftsE gene encoding cell division ATP-binding protein FtsE gives MTTVSDRPLIHTPRDLSLRDLSSVQSRIHTIPTANQRDSIVRLQQVTKVYANGSRALENVNLQVRRGDFLFVTGPSGSGKSTLLKLLYGAERPTQGQVQVHDTNLSDLRGDRLSMLRRRIGVVFQDYKLIPRRTVAENVAFVLQAQGYARREIQRRLLPTLKMVGLHDKAERFPDELSGGEQQRVSIARAIVSTPPILLADEPTGNLDADNSWQVIKILKKLNAVGITVIITTHDDRLVRMSNHPVVQLRNGRLFHVN, from the coding sequence ATGACCACTGTTAGCGATCGCCCCTTGATTCACACGCCCCGCGACCTGTCTCTGCGCGACCTCTCCTCTGTCCAGTCCCGTATCCATACAATTCCTACCGCCAACCAGCGGGATTCTATTGTGCGATTGCAGCAGGTCACCAAGGTTTATGCCAATGGCAGCCGCGCTCTAGAAAATGTGAATCTCCAGGTCAGGCGTGGCGACTTTTTGTTTGTAACGGGGCCGTCGGGATCGGGAAAATCAACGCTGCTGAAGCTGCTCTATGGGGCAGAACGACCGACTCAGGGGCAGGTGCAGGTGCATGATACGAACTTGTCGGATCTGCGGGGCGATCGCCTGTCCATGCTGCGTCGCCGCATTGGCGTAGTGTTTCAAGACTATAAGCTGATTCCCCGCCGCACCGTTGCCGAAAACGTTGCCTTTGTGCTGCAAGCTCAGGGCTATGCCCGCCGAGAAATCCAGCGCCGTCTGTTGCCCACGCTAAAAATGGTAGGGCTGCACGACAAAGCAGAACGATTCCCGGATGAACTTTCGGGTGGCGAGCAGCAGCGCGTCAGCATTGCCCGCGCCATCGTCAGCACGCCGCCGATTTTGTTGGCAGACGAGCCGACTGGAAACCTCGATGCCGATAATTCCTGGCAGGTTATTAAGATTCTGAAAAAGCTGAACGCAGTGGGCATTACGGTCATTATCACCACCCACGATGATCGCCTCGTGCGAATGTCCAATCATCCGGTGGTACAACTCCGCAACGGCCGCCTCTTCCATGTGAACTAG
- a CDS encoding restriction endonuclease subunit M, whose product MLLTFADRMPFTNFTNPYKSSADVPEDYRKHPNLSKLFKADGTYVRPAEDPVTIWAIALLHQEYGVPLDAVELELSADFSEGTHQGGRRYQGRADVIIYDDRYIGAGGGLDVAFIMLEAMEPGKKFEGTEPEGWVEHLNRLNAYMSASPSARYAILTSGINTKIYRRDLEYPRALQEIGDLPKYESARSAAEHSPFKVILNPSEPDGIQTGLQPLTRDKFREVLGDTRSGCHSILRDNEGLQPQEAVDAMVKFLFARWYDEQATIDLVKKTGEMRSYVFSYKQGETDPERLMVQVRDTFEKAKQWERDILREKFGDNLGIRLAFTESDALEFKPHTTVEIVKRLQPWSLRKSTADVKGGVFEDFLGKTFRDDLGQYFTPTPVINLMVGILQPTVHDFVGDPACGSARMLTHVLDYVRQQELARAEAEGLEVTNPDEPTQEFLEFRENRLFGAEISRNVMHVARVNCLMNGAQYADLKVIDALQPLGSITGGIMKGLPDRPGFYPGGLTMILTNPPFGAKVTSAGILKDLAARDGVTKKDGKVIPSIAQEIAFINRCLEFLKPGGKLGIVLPDGVLANSSMQFVRDWILRWARLKAVVSLPQETFAPYGAGVKASVLFLEKREQALMAQGQLEIGQEITELDQDYNVYMARIDNIGYDANGRLTVSEEDASNPVEVQESIQDFSRKLGW is encoded by the coding sequence TTGCTTCTTACCTTTGCCGATCGCATGCCGTTCACCAACTTCACGAACCCTTACAAAAGTTCAGCCGATGTTCCAGAGGATTATCGGAAACACCCGAATTTGTCGAAGTTGTTTAAGGCAGATGGGACTTATGTGCGCCCAGCAGAGGATCCAGTCACCATTTGGGCGATCGCTCTCTTACATCAAGAATACGGTGTTCCACTAGATGCTGTCGAACTGGAACTGTCTGCCGATTTTTCTGAAGGGACGCATCAGGGTGGGCGGCGGTATCAGGGGCGGGCAGATGTCATTATCTATGATGACCGTTATATCGGTGCAGGGGGTGGGCTAGATGTTGCCTTCATCATGCTGGAGGCGATGGAACCGGGGAAGAAGTTTGAGGGCACAGAACCGGAAGGCTGGGTTGAGCACTTAAATCGCCTCAATGCTTATATGAGTGCATCGCCCTCGGCTCGGTATGCGATCTTGACCAGTGGCATAAATACCAAAATCTATCGTCGTGATCTGGAATATCCCCGTGCGCTTCAGGAAATTGGGGATTTGCCGAAGTATGAAAGTGCGCGATCGGCGGCAGAGCATAGCCCGTTTAAGGTGATCCTCAATCCCAGTGAACCAGATGGAATTCAGACAGGGTTGCAGCCGTTGACCCGTGACAAGTTTCGGGAGGTATTAGGGGATACGCGATCGGGGTGTCACTCGATCCTGCGGGATAATGAGGGATTGCAACCGCAGGAAGCCGTGGATGCGATGGTCAAGTTTTTGTTTGCTAGGTGGTATGACGAGCAGGCAACCATTGATCTGGTGAAGAAAACCGGGGAAATGCGCTCCTATGTGTTCAGCTATAAGCAGGGGGAAACCGACCCAGAACGTCTGATGGTGCAGGTGCGAGATACCTTTGAAAAGGCGAAGCAGTGGGAGCGGGACATCCTACGGGAAAAGTTTGGCGATAATCTGGGCATTCGATTGGCATTTACAGAATCGGATGCATTGGAGTTTAAGCCCCATACGACAGTTGAAATTGTCAAACGCTTGCAGCCCTGGAGCTTGCGCAAGTCTACGGCAGATGTGAAGGGAGGCGTGTTTGAGGATTTTCTGGGTAAGACGTTTCGGGATGACCTGGGACAATATTTCACACCAACTCCAGTGATTAACCTGATGGTGGGAATTTTGCAGCCGACGGTGCATGATTTTGTCGGTGATCCGGCGTGTGGATCGGCGCGGATGTTGACCCATGTGTTGGACTATGTGCGCCAGCAGGAATTGGCACGGGCAGAGGCAGAAGGATTGGAGGTGACGAACCCGGATGAACCGACGCAGGAGTTTTTAGAGTTCCGCGAAAATCGGTTATTTGGGGCGGAGATTTCCCGCAATGTGATGCATGTGGCGCGGGTAAATTGCCTGATGAATGGGGCGCAATATGCGGATTTGAAGGTGATTGATGCGTTGCAACCGCTGGGCAGCATTACGGGGGGCATTATGAAGGGGTTGCCCGATCGACCAGGATTTTATCCGGGTGGGTTGACGATGATTTTGACCAATCCACCGTTTGGAGCAAAGGTGACGAGTGCAGGAATTTTGAAAGATTTAGCTGCAAGGGATGGGGTAACAAAAAAGGATGGAAAGGTCATACCGAGCATAGCTCAAGAGATTGCATTCATTAATCGTTGCCTCGAATTTTTGAAACCGGGTGGCAAATTAGGAATTGTTCTGCCAGATGGTGTACTTGCGAATAGTTCAATGCAATTTGTTCGAGACTGGATTTTACGTTGGGCACGACTGAAAGCAGTTGTTAGCTTACCTCAAGAGACATTCGCTCCTTATGGTGCAGGTGTAAAAGCCAGTGTACTTTTCCTTGAAAAGCGTGAACAAGCTTTAATGGCTCAAGGACAACTGGAAATTGGGCAAGAAATTACTGAATTAGATCAGGACTACAACGTTTATATGGCTCGTATTGACAATATTGGTTACGACGCTAATGGAAGATTAACTGTAAGTGAGGAAGATGCGTCGAACCCAGTAGAAGTACAAGAGTCTATCCAGGACTTTTCTCGGAAGCTGGGGTGGTGA
- a CDS encoding restriction endonuclease subunit S, whose protein sequence is MYRDSTLLGQTVLNINLGEIGKLLVPVPPRSLQDQIAQVMQEAYGDRQKKLQQAEQSYQKVIDYVFEQLGINLERTQRKRNALVPISVLQGGRFDFEAVVTVQDISSQFAEHETTLLEEVVEQTNERITPSIDSPDEVVNYIGLANIQSHTGELANFEPVQGKEILSSSPKFAKGDILFGRMRPYLNKVWIAEFDGICSGEALVFRPNKSKVDTQFLHTLLLSQLTLDQVVPLQSGSSLPRVSASDVLSVKLPVPKDLQKQQEIGNEVKKRRSEAKRLRNEAEAVVTAAKARVERMILGEEIVE, encoded by the coding sequence GTGTATCGAGATTCAACACTTCTGGGTCAAACGGTATTAAATATTAATCTTGGGGAAATTGGTAAGCTTTTGGTTCCAGTTCCTCCCCGATCGCTCCAAGACCAGATTGCTCAGGTAATGCAGGAGGCTTATGGCGATCGGCAGAAGAAGCTACAGCAAGCAGAACAGTCTTATCAAAAAGTTATTGATTACGTTTTTGAACAGCTAGGGATTAACCTAGAGCGCACTCAGCGTAAGCGAAATGCTTTGGTTCCTATTAGTGTTCTTCAAGGTGGTCGTTTTGATTTTGAGGCAGTAGTTACAGTACAAGATATTAGTTCTCAGTTTGCCGAGCATGAAACTACTTTACTAGAAGAGGTGGTTGAGCAGACTAATGAGCGAATTACCCCATCAATTGATTCTCCTGATGAAGTTGTCAATTATATTGGCTTAGCAAATATTCAGTCGCATACAGGCGAATTGGCTAATTTTGAGCCCGTTCAAGGGAAAGAAATTCTAAGTTCATCACCAAAATTTGCCAAAGGAGATATCCTTTTTGGTCGAATGCGTCCTTATCTTAATAAAGTTTGGATTGCAGAGTTTGACGGTATTTGTTCAGGTGAAGCATTAGTTTTTAGACCTAATAAGAGCAAGGTAGATACCCAGTTTCTACATACACTTTTACTGAGTCAGCTAACCTTAGATCAAGTTGTTCCTTTACAAAGTGGCTCTTCACTTCCTAGAGTCTCTGCTTCGGATGTTCTGAGCGTTAAGCTACCTGTCCCAAAAGATCTACAGAAACAGCAAGAGATTGGTAATGAGGTAAAAAAACGTCGAAGTGAAGCAAAACGGTTGCGAAATGAGGCTGAAGCCGTCGTCACAGCCGCAAAAGCGCGAGTAGAGCGGATGATTTTGGGTGAGGAGATAGTGGAGTAA
- a CDS encoding UPF0175 family protein: MSLVIPDEFLRTAHITEADLKLEIAILLFQQEKITLGTASQFADMNQLEFQRILGSRKIPIHYGVEDFRQDLRTLEANDWR; the protein is encoded by the coding sequence ATGAGTTTAGTCATTCCCGATGAGTTTTTGCGAACAGCACATATTACTGAAGCCGATCTCAAGCTCGAAATTGCCATTCTGCTATTCCAGCAGGAAAAAATTACTTTGGGCACCGCCAGCCAGTTTGCAGACATGAATCAACTGGAGTTTCAACGCATATTAGGTAGCCGTAAAATCCCCATTCATTACGGCGTTGAAGACTTCCGGCAAGATCTCAGAACCCTGGAGGCAAACGATTGGCGATGA
- a CDS encoding DUF3368 domain-containing protein codes for MIVVSNTSPIFYLSTIGHLDLLRQLYDEIVIPTKVFNEITNVGNTDASARVVPTLSWIKTQSATDQEFVNRLRAELDPGEAEAIALALELNADRLLMDERLGRAAAMRAGLQVTGVLGILIAAKRNNLIQEVKPLLDALIEQVGFWIDARLYAEVLQAVGESA; via the coding sequence ATGATTGTAGTTAGTAATACGTCGCCCATCTTTTACCTGTCCACTATTGGTCATCTCGATTTGCTCCGCCAACTCTACGATGAAATCGTGATTCCAACAAAAGTTTTTAATGAAATCACCAATGTCGGCAACACCGATGCTAGTGCCAGGGTTGTGCCGACTCTAAGCTGGATTAAAACGCAATCTGCGACTGATCAGGAATTTGTCAATCGGTTGAGAGCCGAACTCGATCCCGGTGAAGCTGAGGCGATCGCCCTAGCCCTTGAATTAAACGCCGATCGCCTCCTGATGGATGAACGCTTGGGGAGAGCGGCTGCAATGCGAGCAGGGCTACAAGTCACAGGTGTTTTGGGTATTCTGATTGCTGCTAAGCGCAATAACTTAATTCAAGAAGTCAAACCATTACTGGATGCCTTAATTGAACAAGTTGGCTTCTGGATTGATGCGCGGCTGTATGCAGAGGTCTTGCAAGCAGTTGGCGAATCAGCATGA
- a CDS encoding helix-turn-helix domain-containing protein, with product MKPGSKYYPLFEHLQHCNQAAVTLTFAEIETLMGCSLPESARRKRNWWSNRDSPSALQAIAWISAGYQIESVDLTQQIVTFKTFQATYHIQQHDGEIIWNADAIKALRNHQGLNQAQFARELGVRRETVSEWENSKYEPDRSKCKLLNMIAKQANFAEPPTDS from the coding sequence ATGAAACCCGGAAGCAAATACTATCCACTCTTTGAACACTTGCAACACTGTAATCAAGCAGCAGTGACGCTAACCTTTGCTGAAATCGAAACCTTAATGGGTTGCTCACTGCCTGAATCAGCGCGGAGAAAGAGAAACTGGTGGAGCAATCGTGACAGCCCAAGTGCCCTACAAGCGATCGCCTGGATTAGTGCAGGCTACCAAATTGAGTCCGTAGATTTGACGCAGCAAATCGTTACCTTCAAAACTTTCCAAGCAACTTATCACATCCAACAACATGACGGTGAAATCATTTGGAATGCTGACGCGATTAAAGCACTGAGAAACCATCAGGGGCTTAACCAGGCACAGTTTGCTAGGGAACTAGGCGTTCGCCGGGAAACGGTGAGTGAGTGGGAAAACAGCAAATACGAACCCGATCGCTCCAAATGCAAACTCCTCAACATGATTGCCAAACAAGCTAATTTTGCAGAACCACCAACAGATTCATGA
- a CDS encoding transposase, protein METILGHAQALVYTLLSLMPSAYQRDSLQAMLGLFLEAQGQPSPQHSLIKSGSALSRFLNEYAWPTRQVVRVVRRQIVQQLLQSAPKGRRPWLQVVVDLTTLEKCGKFKAFASLIRVLQGKRGLHLVVLYLVVGECRVPWSFRVWRGKHQRTAVQLAIRLIGSLPPALTSAFRVVILADTAFGSVAFLKAMRKRRYSVIVGVRCDRKLADGRCVSKLVKKGQQVRLEGLNFPVTISWLYLKRDGQLEKRFVLSTRPLKGSTITWWGRRRWSIEGFFKTIKHRFGLHRFAQQTLKGVYRWLMLCFLSFVLVHWVHRATHAKATPDWKVAATAALDALFPEVAACLALLQVERARSLLDSLGIAVHFVHLAELKT, encoded by the coding sequence GTGGAAACCATTCTTGGACACGCCCAAGCGTTAGTCTACACCCTGCTCAGCCTGATGCCGAGTGCCTACCAAAGAGACAGCCTGCAAGCGATGCTGGGGTTGTTCCTAGAAGCTCAAGGGCAACCCTCGCCGCAACACAGTTTGATTAAGTCGGGTAGTGCGTTGAGCCGATTTCTCAACGAGTATGCCTGGCCCACCCGCCAAGTCGTGCGCGTGGTGCGACGGCAGATCGTGCAGCAACTGTTGCAGTCTGCTCCCAAAGGTCGCCGTCCCTGGTTGCAGGTGGTGGTGGATCTGACGACGTTGGAGAAATGCGGCAAGTTCAAAGCGTTTGCATCGCTGATTCGTGTGCTGCAAGGCAAGCGAGGATTGCATCTGGTGGTGCTGTATCTGGTGGTTGGAGAGTGTCGAGTGCCCTGGAGTTTTCGGGTCTGGCGTGGCAAACATCAGCGGACTGCGGTGCAGTTGGCGATTCGCTTAATAGGTAGCTTGCCCCCTGCGTTAACGAGCGCCTTCCGGGTGGTCATTCTGGCAGACACCGCCTTTGGCAGCGTGGCCTTCCTCAAAGCGATGCGAAAGCGCCGTTACTCGGTAATTGTCGGGGTGCGGTGTGACCGCAAACTGGCTGATGGTCGCTGTGTGAGCAAACTGGTGAAAAAAGGGCAACAGGTGCGCTTAGAGGGACTGAACTTCCCGGTGACGATTTCTTGGCTTTACCTCAAACGCGACGGCCAGTTGGAGAAACGCTTTGTCCTCTCGACTCGTCCCCTCAAAGGCAGCACCATCACTTGGTGGGGGCGTAGACGATGGAGCATTGAGGGATTTTTCAAAACCATCAAACATCGCTTTGGGTTGCATCGCTTTGCTCAGCAGACGCTCAAGGGCGTATATCGCTGGTTGATGTTGTGTTTCCTCAGCTTTGTGCTGGTTCATTGGGTTCACCGCGCAACTCACGCCAAAGCGACCCCTGATTGGAAAGTCGCTGCAACTGCTGCATTAGACGCCTTGTTCCCGGAAGTCGCAGCTTGTTTAGCGCTGCTTCAAGTTGAGCGAGCGCGATCCCTGCTCGATTCACTCGGTATTGCGGTGCACTTTGTCCACCTCGCTGAGCTAAAAACGTAG
- a CDS encoding type I restriction endonuclease subunit M: MAKSLDKWQFGDFQTSDSLAREVTQILRINHKLSPDLVVEPNCGKGAFIRAALDEFLDSKIIGLDINGKYIEEARSSISNHQKSNNVILYESDFFETNWKALISKFSGYVLVIGNPPWVTSSELSVLNSQNLPSKSNFQNRRGIEAITGSGNFDISEWMLLEYVEWLSEREGTIAVLCKYSVARKIIRQARKKLGSKFSASIYLIDAKLHFGASVEACLFVLSTADIVDNSDCKVYKNLESREASYLIGERDGLILRDTTKYEKWRHLAGQNLKYVWRSGIKHDCSKVMELEQIHDSLFLNGIGEKYFLEKEYLYPLLKSSDIGNGRTDSCRRFVLVTQQSVSDDTSSIQNIAPKTWQYLLEHDHYLKNRKSSIYKNKPPYSIFGVGSYSFKGWKIAISGLYKQLKFCLVKPMNGKPVMFDDTVNFLSFETEEEAKFIFELITSTPAIEFFDSMIFWDEKRPITIDVLRRLSLKAVARELGILESYLQWAEAIQIASNGQLELGLAEQSSHYTA; this comes from the coding sequence ATGGCAAAATCATTGGATAAATGGCAGTTTGGTGACTTTCAGACTTCTGATTCTCTTGCTAGAGAAGTTACTCAGATTCTTAGAATAAACCACAAGCTATCACCGGATCTTGTTGTAGAGCCAAATTGTGGAAAGGGTGCATTTATTCGAGCCGCACTTGATGAGTTTTTAGATTCTAAGATTATAGGCTTAGATATAAATGGAAAATATATTGAAGAAGCAAGATCATCTATATCAAATCACCAAAAATCAAATAATGTGATTTTGTATGAATCAGATTTTTTTGAAACCAATTGGAAAGCTTTGATTTCAAAGTTCTCGGGGTATGTTTTGGTAATTGGTAATCCTCCCTGGGTGACAAGTAGTGAGTTGAGTGTTCTTAATAGTCAAAATCTCCCCTCAAAATCGAACTTTCAAAACAGAAGGGGGATCGAGGCTATAACTGGCTCAGGAAATTTTGATATTTCTGAATGGATGCTTCTAGAGTATGTTGAGTGGTTATCAGAGCGAGAAGGAACTATAGCCGTTCTATGTAAATATTCCGTTGCTCGCAAGATAATTCGTCAGGCAAGGAAAAAATTAGGAAGTAAATTTTCCGCCTCTATCTACCTCATTGATGCAAAGTTGCATTTTGGAGCATCCGTTGAGGCTTGTCTTTTTGTCTTATCTACTGCTGATATTGTTGATAATTCTGATTGCAAAGTCTATAAAAACCTAGAATCAAGAGAAGCATCTTATCTAATCGGAGAGAGAGATGGATTAATTCTTAGAGATACTACTAAGTATGAGAAGTGGAGGCACTTGGCAGGTCAGAATTTGAAGTATGTCTGGCGTTCTGGGATAAAGCATGATTGTTCAAAAGTAATGGAGCTAGAGCAAATTCACGATTCTTTATTCTTAAATGGAATAGGAGAAAAGTACTTTTTAGAAAAAGAATACTTGTATCCTCTCTTGAAAAGCTCAGATATTGGCAATGGTCGAACAGATAGTTGCCGAAGATTTGTATTAGTTACACAACAATCAGTTAGTGATGACACAAGTAGTATCCAAAATATAGCTCCTAAGACTTGGCAATACTTGCTTGAGCATGATCACTATCTAAAAAATAGAAAAAGCTCTATCTATAAAAACAAGCCGCCTTACTCTATATTTGGTGTTGGTTCTTACTCTTTTAAGGGTTGGAAAATAGCGATTTCTGGACTTTACAAGCAACTAAAGTTTTGCCTTGTTAAGCCTATGAATGGGAAGCCAGTAATGTTTGATGATACTGTTAATTTTCTATCTTTTGAGACAGAGGAGGAGGCTAAATTTATTTTTGAGCTTATCACCTCAACTCCCGCAATAGAATTTTTCGATTCCATGATCTTTTGGGATGAGAAAAGACCAATCACAATAGATGTTTTAAGGAGACTGTCTCTCAAGGCTGTTGCAAGAGAACTAGGCATTTTAGAAAGTTATCTTCAATGGGCTGAAGCTATCCAGATTGCATCCAATGGTCAGTTAGAATTGGGATTGGCAGAGCAATCATCTCATTACACCGCTTAG
- a CDS encoding restriction endonuclease: MTIEDLCIEAARFAEIESVYDEPSLYGVTDGKAVGTYLEHKFTAYLVQNYNCQAGNSASGIDLPTLEVDIKVTSIRQPQSSCPFKSATQKVFGLGYHLLVFVYDKYDDPENRTGRLDMQHTIFIDKSRTGDFQTTRGILDILSRDGNKDDIVAFIMERNLPVDEIGADQLADRILESPPNQGYLTISNALQWRLQYGRVIQQAGSVSGIVRVR; this comes from the coding sequence TTGACCATAGAAGACTTATGTATTGAAGCAGCCAGATTTGCTGAAATAGAATCTGTCTACGATGAACCTAGTCTTTATGGTGTGACTGATGGAAAAGCCGTCGGAACTTATCTTGAACATAAATTCACAGCCTATTTAGTTCAGAATTACAATTGCCAAGCAGGTAACTCAGCTTCAGGTATCGATCTTCCTACTCTTGAAGTTGATATTAAAGTTACAAGTATAAGGCAGCCCCAGTCTTCTTGCCCTTTTAAGTCTGCAACGCAGAAAGTATTTGGGCTTGGGTATCATCTTCTAGTTTTTGTTTACGACAAGTATGATGATCCTGAGAATAGAACTGGAAGATTAGATATGCAGCATACAATTTTCATTGACAAGAGCAGGACGGGGGATTTTCAAACAACTAGAGGGATCTTAGATATTTTGAGTCGAGATGGAAATAAAGATGATATCGTTGCCTTCATTATGGAGAGAAATCTGCCCGTTGATGAAATAGGTGCAGATCAACTAGCTGATAGGATTTTAGAATCACCCCCGAATCAAGGTTACTTAACAATCTCAAATGCCCTTCAGTGGAGACTACAGTATGGTCGAGTCATTCAACAAGCTGGTAGTGTTTCAGGAATAGTTAGAGTTCGATAA
- a CDS encoding HNH endonuclease signature motif containing protein — MGTDSSDNLARLYSELLVLLKQEEEIRKETEKRLAKAKASIDPRKEFNNWLKTNAGQTWKQKQFKYQDSKCAACGDSLRFADAVVHHILPLKDWLFRIRGENRII; from the coding sequence ATGGGCACTGACTCATCTGACAATTTAGCTAGGCTCTACAGTGAGTTGTTGGTACTTCTTAAGCAAGAGGAGGAGATTCGTAAAGAAACAGAGAAGAGATTAGCAAAAGCAAAAGCCTCCATTGACCCTCGCAAAGAATTCAACAACTGGCTAAAGACGAATGCTGGTCAAACATGGAAGCAGAAGCAGTTCAAATATCAAGATAGCAAATGTGCTGCTTGTGGTGACTCTCTTCGTTTTGCAGATGCTGTTGTGCATCATATTCTCCCTCTAAAAGACTGGCTCTTCCGGATCCGGGGTGAAAATCGTATAATATGA
- a CDS encoding transposase family protein has product MDIHLDRLLNFPHVTVESCIQKDNEVYLKLRLLNQESSCPHCKKSSSELHQNRPILIRDLSIFGQVTYLKIPRRQFYCRDCQRYFTESLTFMDAGRQYTRRYEEHIYQQVQLSSMEQVGRVEGLSFERIEGIFKHQYAQKKTQDGQESNALGLMKSASGKGIKTSPPLSATLRPGN; this is encoded by the coding sequence ATGGACATACATCTTGATAGATTGCTTAACTTCCCTCACGTTACGGTTGAAAGTTGCATTCAAAAAGACAATGAAGTGTACTTAAAGTTGCGCTTGCTCAATCAAGAATCTAGCTGTCCACACTGTAAGAAATCAAGTTCAGAGTTGCATCAAAACCGTCCGATTTTGATTCGAGACCTATCGATTTTTGGTCAAGTCACTTATTTGAAAATTCCTCGTCGTCAGTTTTATTGTCGTGATTGCCAACGTTATTTTACTGAGTCATTGACATTTATGGATGCAGGACGGCAGTACACTCGACGCTATGAGGAGCATATTTACCAGCAAGTACAACTGTCAAGTATGGAGCAAGTGGGTCGCGTAGAAGGGTTAAGCTTTGAGCGCATTGAAGGGATTTTCAAGCATCAGTATGCACAGAAAAAAACACAGGATGGGCAGGAGTCAAACGCATTGGGATTGATGAAATCAGCAAGCGGAAAGGGCATCAAAACTTCGCCACCGTTATCGGCGACGTTGAGACCGGGAAATTGA